The nucleotide sequence TGTGCTTATTGCGCAATTCAAAGTATTGCTAAAGGGAATTCAATCGCTAAATAAAGTAATAAAAAAGGCTTACAAAGCGCAAGATGACAACGTTATTTTTGATAGCCTTCCTGGTGCAGGACAGCAATTCTCACCACGATTATTAGTCGCCTTTGGCAGCAAAAGAGACCGTTACAATGATGCCTCTGAGTTGCAAAAATACGCAGGTATTGCGCCGGTTATTGAACGTAGTGGTAAGAAGATGTGGACTCATTGGCGATACAGTTGCCCAACTTTTTTAAGGCAAACCTTCGTTGAATGGGCGGGGTTTTCGATACGTTATTCATTTTGGGCAAAGGCTTATTATGAGCAACAAAAAAGCAAAGGAAAACCACATAACAGTATTATAAGGTCGCTCGCTTTCAAGTGGATTAGGATAGTATTTAGGTGCTGGAAAACTAATACACCATACGATGAGTCTAAATATTTAGAGGCATTGAAACGAAGAGGTTCGCCACTGTTAAAATTTGCAATAAATAGCTAATTTATACTTGTTGTCCACCTCAGGGCGTGTTGTTAGTTGCCAGTATCACTGACGCTTACAAGTATGTTGTTTTTTAAAAAATACTTATTTAACTCTGAAACACAATGGCTTTTAAGACTATGAAATTCTCTAGTATTTTTACGAAATTTAATTATTAAGTATTCTTCGTTTTTATTAAACCAAAATTTCTGATTAGTCCTGATATCTGTAGCAGATTTCATTTTATTTGGGGCAACAAAAGAAACACCACCATAACGGTCAAAAACAGCTCTTAATTTCAATTTGCTATTTTCTCTGCTTTCTATGGAAAAATACTCTTCTGTAACTTCACAAGTCGAAATAGTTTCTGGTTCACTACCACAAGAAGAAATTAAGAAGATTAAAACTAATAAAATCAGCCTCAAGATTAAAGACTCCGTTTGGCAACTAACGCCGCATTAAGCGGTGAGTAATAGTTTGCTAAAATGTGTAGCGAAGCGGAACCGAGCAAACTGTTACGAATCCGACTTTAATGCCTTGTTAGTTGCGTATTCTTGAGCATGTTTTTTGGCTTTAAAAGGTATAGATATAATAAAGAAAAACAACATCAAAAAAATCATTGAGATAATACCAACTATATAATACAAACCTGTTTCGACCATAAAAACCATACCCGGAAAATCTACGCTGAGAAACTCATAAATATTTTTATTGTTAGCAATAATATAAATATTTAGCCACTTAGCGAAGAAAAAAAGCGAATAACTGATAGATATTGAGATTACCGAAAATATACTAGAGCGAAATAAGTTAACTTTAGCACCAAGCTCTTTTACGAATATATTTAGCCAAATTAAAATAGCTAAACTTGCGCTTAAAAATAAAGAACCAACTCCTCCAATTGTAACCATGGAAATAAGCCAAACCTGTTTGGTTAATTCCCAAAACTCGAAGCTAAGAAATTGCTCTTCATTTGAAAAGTAAAAATAGTATCCACCGAAATAAAGAAAATAAAAGAGCAACGCAATAGGATAAAGTTTTAGATTCTCCCTGTGCTCTTTTTGATTTATTTCAGCGTGCTTTCTGTTTCGTTCAGCAAGTTTCTGTAATGGATCCATAGCAACTAACAGCTTAATAGACGGAATAATTCCGTGTTTAAACACGGAATTATTCCGTCTATCATGATTTTTAATTATTATTAAAATACTCCCTTTCATCTTAAACATCAAAGACTTTAATAACATTTCATTACTTTTACTATTGCGTGCATTACGGAATTATTCCGTCTAACAAGGACACATTTATAATTTCGACTGCACTGTATATAACAACAGGTAAGTTTGGGCTATTTTTATGTATAAATCTTGATTCTTAAATAGTCTCAATCAAGTTAGACAACCAAGAGGTAGAACTCTATTTAACTTATTTATCAAATACTGAAAATTTCGCCTCTGGTACAAAACACTTCATGATCAGCACTAAAAGAATACTCCATAACAAACAAAAAGTTATGCTCATATTTTAATCATCACTTCGAACAACTGCTATATACCTGCACCACAACAGTGCTTACGCCCCAAGTTTGAACGTAAATAGTCACTCCATTATTAGACACTAACCCATAAAAATTGTAATGCACTGATTTTAAAGGCTTATTTTAAATTTAAAAAGTATAAAACCTGTGACTTTACTGGTCTGTAATGTGCATAGTACTAACTAAGTGAATTTTCTCAGTACATTCTCAAATAAATTTAAAGGCTTATATGGATTCTATACTCGTTATTATTGCGATTTCTTTGGCGCTTGCTAGCGTAATAAATATAGTATTAGCCAAGTTCTCTATCTCCCATATTATTGGTTATATTATTACCGGCACTATGGTTAGTAGTTATTTCGATTTCAATGGTAGCGGTGACCTGCACTCTTTAGACCTTATCGGTGAATTTGGTATTGTATTTCTAATGTTTACCATCGGCCTAGAAATGTCTTTTGCTAAACTCGGTAAAATGAAAGAGCTGATATTTTTTAATGGCTTTGTTCAGGTCGCTTTTAGTTCTGCTATTATTTTTTTAATCGCGTGTTATGTTTTCAATATCGATGCCATTCCGTCATTGATTATTGCCCTTTCATTTAGCTTATCGTCAACGGCCATCGTTTTACCTTACCTTAAAAAATCAAAGGATATTGTCACACCTTACGGTAAAAAATCAGTCGCTATTTTGGTGTTCCAGGACTTGGCGGTGATCCCCATTTTATTACTGATGGGTTTTCTTTCAAATAATGAATTATCACTGGCAGATATATTAATAAAAACGTTTTTATATGCCAGCGTGATCATTATTTTCATGTTTACGCTTGGCAAAAAAATAATTACTTGGCTACTACGTTTTTCTTCGAACGCGCGAATGGAAGAGCTATTTTTAAGTTCGGTATTTACCATTGTTTTGGGCGCATCTCTTATTGCCCATGAAATGGGTTTTACTTATTCATTAGGCGCGTTTATCGCCGGTATGATCATTGCTGAAACTAAGTTTCATATAAAAGTAGAATCGGATATCGCCTCATATAAAGACTTGTTATTAGGTGCGTTTTTCTTTTCCATTGGTACCAAGATTGATGTTTTTTACTTTATTAGCAACCTACATTGGGTGCTCGGAGTATTGACATTGGTGATGATTATAAAAGCTATTATTATTTACTTTTTAATGCGATTAAAGTCGAATAAAAGTGAGTCAATAAAATCAGCCGTGGCCTTATGCCAAGTGGGTGAGTTCTCTTTTGCTATTTTTGCGCTGGCGATAAATCAAAACATTATTGCTGAAGAGTTAGCCAGCTTTCTTATTTTGATCACCGTGCTATCAATGGTACTCACACCATTTATGGTCAGTAATATCTACAAACTAGCGTCGGTTTTTGTTGTTGAATATTTCGAGGCTGACAAAATAGCTACCGTACAAGTGACTAACCACACCATTGTTTGCGGCTTTGCCATTTTGGGCCGAATAGTGGCTAAAGAGTTAGCCAGTAAAGACGTTAAATTTTTGATCATTTCCGATAATTTACAGCACGTTTTATTGGCAAGAAAACGTGGCTATGACGCTTATTTTGGACATTTAGATAAACAGCCCGTTTTAGAGTCATTAAAAGTTGAACAAACCAACAGTATTATTATTACGGTTAACACATTAAAAAATAAACAAATTATTTGTGAAGCTGTGCTCGATTACTTCCCCGATGCAAAGTTGGTGGTCAAAGTGAATACGTTAGAAGAAAAAAGTGCCTTAGCAGATATCAATATCACTTCCTTTGTACATGCTCAACACGAAACTGCCGTATTGCTTGTTAAGCAGAGCATGCAATCAGCTAGTATCAGTAAATAGTCTGTACGGCTAGATATAAAACATGAACTTGCACCTTATACGTATTGAAAAAGAGAATATAAACTTAATCAGATGACTATTATCGCCGCCAATCATACAGAGCATAAAAGTACAGCCAAAAATGCATGGCTTGCCAGTTTAGCCTTAACATTTTGCTTAACACCGAGCGGTACACAACTTACACGTACTGAACGCAATGGGCCATTAAGTGTACAAAAAGCGTTCTATCCAGAAGGCAGCGATTGCGCGCATATTTATTTATTGCATCCACCAGCCGGTATTGTCTCTGGTGATGAACTACGTATAAAAATTTCAGTAAATGAACAAGCGCATTGCTTAGTTACCACACCCGGGGCTAATCGTTTCTATCGAGCTCGTGAGAATATGACTATCGGCGATTCAAAACAAATACAGCACTGTGAACTGTTTCTAGCGCCAGAAGCAAAATGCGAGAACTTTCCGTTAGAAACCATTGTTTACGAAGGAGCTGATGGCGTAAACACTGTTGATGTTCATTTAACCAGCGAAAGTGCTTTTTTAGGTTGGGATATTACTTGTTTGGGTTTACCGCGTTCAGGGCAGTTTTTTAAGAAAGGTCATTATAGTCAATTAAACCGTATCTACCTTGAGGGAACTTTACTTTATCACGACAGGATTGCAATCAAACCAAGTACACAAGTACATCAACACATAGCGGGATTAAATAAACACAATGTCTTTGCTACTTTTATGGCTTACGCCCCCAAAAATCAGCTGAGTAAAATCGAGCATGAAGCATTATTAGTGATGTTACGTGACGAAGTTGTTGCGGCTGATGTACAAGAAAAAGTCAGTATTAGCCAAGTACGTCAGCTTTTAATTATACGTTATTTAGGCGAGCACGCAGAAGAGTGTAAGAACATTTTTATTAAGCTATGGCAAATAATCAGACCAATATATCTTCATAAAACTGCCAATATTCCGCGTATTTGGCACACCTAACCAATTTATTTTAATCAATGAGATAAACAGTAGAGAAAGCTATGGATTTATTACCAAGAGAAAAAGACAAACTACTGCTATTTACCGCCGCACTGTTAGCCGAGCGTCGTTTGAATAGAGGTTTAAAACTGAATTACCCTGAGGCTATGGCCTACATTTCGATGGAAATTATCGAAGGCGCAAGAGATGGAAAAACTGTCGCTCAAATGATGGATTATGGCCGAACGTTATTAACACGTGAACAAGTGATGGACGGTGTCGCCACTTTAATTCCTGAAGTGCAAGTAGAAGCGACGTTTCCCGATGGAACCAAACTTGTCACGGTACATAACCCTATTATTTAACTTATTTTAGCTATTTTTAGCTGACTTATTTCTAGCAGAACGCTAGTTCATACAAGTCATTCATCAGTTAAACGCTAATAGCTTATTTAACGACATAGCGTTAGAAAACTATTAACAACAATAAATACACACAAGAGCGGCTTATATGATACCTGGCGAAATAAAAACTGACCTCGGTGAACACGAACTAAACGTAGGTCGAGAGCAACTTCATATTATTGTTGCTAATTCCGGTGACCGCCCTATTCAAGTGGGCTCTCATTATCATTTTTTTGAAGTTAATGCCGCCTTGCTTTTCGAGCGTGAATTAACCAAAGGTTATCGCTTAGATATTACCTCAGGAACAGCCGTCAGGTTTGAACCTGGACAAGAACGTAAAGTGACCTTAATTGCTTATCGCGGTAAGCGGAAAGTTTTTGGCTTTCGTGCTGACGTACAAGGAGATTTGTAACCATGGCAAGTATCGACAAGCATTCATATGCCCACATGTTCGGGCCAACTGTTGGTGATCGTGTGCGATTAGCAGACACCGATCTATGGCTTGAAGTAGAAAAAGACTTCACTGAATATGGTGAAGAAGTTAAATTTGGCGGTGGTAAAGTCATACGCGACGGAATGGGACAAAGCCAAGCATCGTGTTTTGCAACCGTTGATTTGGTCATCACCAACGCGCTGATTCTTGATCATTGGGGCATTGTTAAAGCTGATGTAGGTATTAAAAATGGCCGTATCGCGATTATTGGCAAAGCGGGTAACCCTGACATTCAAGATAATATTGATATTGAAATAGGTCCCGGTACCGAAGTTATTGCTGGCGAAGGACAAATACTGACCGCAGGAGGCATTGACGCACATATTCATTTTATATGTCCTCAACAAATAGATGAAGCATTAATGTCGGGTGTAACAACTATGATTGGCGGCGGCACAGGCCCCGCCACGGGAACTAAAGCAACAACCTGTACGCCTGGGCCATGGAATATTTATAAAATGCTTCAAGCGACCAATGACTTCCCGATGAATTTTGGCTTTTTAGGTAAAGGTAATGCCAGCTTACCTATGGCATTAGAAGAGCAGATTGAGGCCGGTGTATGTGGCTTAAAACTACACGAAGATTGGGGAACAACACCTGCAGCGATTGATAATTGTTTATCAGTAGCTGAGCGCTATGATGTGCAAATTGCTATCCACACTGACACATTAAATGAATCTGGTTTCGTAGAAGATACTCTTGGCGCATTCAAGGGGCGCACCATTCATACTTACCATACTGAAGGCGCTGGCGGTGGTCATTCGCCTGATATTATTCGCGCCTGTGGTGAGGCCAATGTTTTACCCTCTTCAACGAATCCAACACGGCCATATACGATTAATACCATCGACGAACACTTAGATATGTTAATGGTTTGTCATCATTTAGACCCATCAATTCCTGAGGATATTGCTTTCGCTGATTCTCGTATTCGCAAAGAAAGTATTGCAGCTGAAGACATAATGCATGACTTAGGTGCTATCAGTATGATCGCTTCTGATTCTCAGGCCATGGGGCGTGTGGGTGAAATGATCACCCGTACGTGGCAAACAGCGCATAAAATGAAACAACAACGAGGACCACTAGCGCCCGATACAGAGCGAAGTGACAATTTCAGGCTAAAACGCTACATCGCGAAATATACTATTAATCCTGCGATTAGCCATGGTATTAGTCATGAAGTTGGTTCAATTGAAGTTGGTAAACTAGCTGACTTAGTCCTGTGGAAACCCGCTTTTTTTGGAATAAAACCAGCGCTGATTTTAAAATCAGGTTTTATTGCTGCAGCACCGATGGGCGATGCAAATGCCTCTATTCCAACCCCGCAACCTGTTTACTATCGTCCAATGTTTGGAGCATATGGCAGTGCATCAGCTAAAACGTCAATGACTTTTATGTCACAAGCATCTATTGACGCTAAAGTGCCCGAAAAAATTGGCATGACACGCATGATAGGTGTTTGCAAAAACACGCGAAATATAGGTAAAAAAGACATGGTTCATAACAGTTGGCAACCCA is from Colwellia sp. Arc7-635 and encodes:
- a CDS encoding urease accessory protein UreD, with the translated sequence MTIIAANHTEHKSTAKNAWLASLALTFCLTPSGTQLTRTERNGPLSVQKAFYPEGSDCAHIYLLHPPAGIVSGDELRIKISVNEQAHCLVTTPGANRFYRARENMTIGDSKQIQHCELFLAPEAKCENFPLETIVYEGADGVNTVDVHLTSESAFLGWDITCLGLPRSGQFFKKGHYSQLNRIYLEGTLLYHDRIAIKPSTQVHQHIAGLNKHNVFATFMAYAPKNQLSKIEHEALLVMLRDEVVAADVQEKVSISQVRQLLIIRYLGEHAEECKNIFIKLWQIIRPIYLHKTANIPRIWHT
- the ureC gene encoding urease subunit alpha, which produces MASIDKHSYAHMFGPTVGDRVRLADTDLWLEVEKDFTEYGEEVKFGGGKVIRDGMGQSQASCFATVDLVITNALILDHWGIVKADVGIKNGRIAIIGKAGNPDIQDNIDIEIGPGTEVIAGEGQILTAGGIDAHIHFICPQQIDEALMSGVTTMIGGGTGPATGTKATTCTPGPWNIYKMLQATNDFPMNFGFLGKGNASLPMALEEQIEAGVCGLKLHEDWGTTPAAIDNCLSVAERYDVQIAIHTDTLNESGFVEDTLGAFKGRTIHTYHTEGAGGGHSPDIIRACGEANVLPSSTNPTRPYTINTIDEHLDMLMVCHHLDPSIPEDIAFADSRIRKESIAAEDIMHDLGAISMIASDSQAMGRVGEMITRTWQTAHKMKQQRGPLAPDTERSDNFRLKRYIAKYTINPAISHGISHEVGSIEVGKLADLVLWKPAFFGIKPALILKSGFIAAAPMGDANASIPTPQPVYYRPMFGAYGSASAKTSMTFMSQASIDAKVPEKIGMTRMIGVCKNTRNIGKKDMVHNSWQPKIEVDAQTYEVRANGELLTCEPATSLPLSQLYCLF
- a CDS encoding cation:proton antiporter is translated as MDSILVIIAISLALASVINIVLAKFSISHIIGYIITGTMVSSYFDFNGSGDLHSLDLIGEFGIVFLMFTIGLEMSFAKLGKMKELIFFNGFVQVAFSSAIIFLIACYVFNIDAIPSLIIALSFSLSSTAIVLPYLKKSKDIVTPYGKKSVAILVFQDLAVIPILLLMGFLSNNELSLADILIKTFLYASVIIIFMFTLGKKIITWLLRFSSNARMEELFLSSVFTIVLGASLIAHEMGFTYSLGAFIAGMIIAETKFHIKVESDIASYKDLLLGAFFFSIGTKIDVFYFISNLHWVLGVLTLVMIIKAIIIYFLMRLKSNKSESIKSAVALCQVGEFSFAIFALAINQNIIAEELASFLILITVLSMVLTPFMVSNIYKLASVFVVEYFEADKIATVQVTNHTIVCGFAILGRIVAKELASKDVKFLIISDNLQHVLLARKRGYDAYFGHLDKQPVLESLKVEQTNSIIITVNTLKNKQIICEAVLDYFPDAKLVVKVNTLEEKSALADINITSFVHAQHETAVLLVKQSMQSASISK
- a CDS encoding urease subunit gamma yields the protein MDLLPREKDKLLLFTAALLAERRLNRGLKLNYPEAMAYISMEIIEGARDGKTVAQMMDYGRTLLTREQVMDGVATLIPEVQVEATFPDGTKLVTVHNPII
- a CDS encoding urease subunit beta → MIPGEIKTDLGEHELNVGREQLHIIVANSGDRPIQVGSHYHFFEVNAALLFERELTKGYRLDITSGTAVRFEPGQERKVTLIAYRGKRKVFGFRADVQGDL